A single window of Halomicrobium zhouii DNA harbors:
- the fer gene encoding ferredoxin Fer produces MPTVEYLNYEVVDDQGWDMYDDDVFGEAADMGLDDEDYGTLDVNEGEYILEAAEAQGYDWPFSCRAGACANCAAIVLEGDIDMDMQQILSDEEVEEKNVRLTCIGSAAEDEVKIVYNAKHLDYLQNRVI; encoded by the coding sequence ATGCCCACGGTAGAATACCTAAATTACGAAGTAGTCGACGATCAGGGCTGGGACATGTACGACGACGACGTCTTCGGCGAGGCCGCCGATATGGGCCTCGACGACGAGGACTACGGTACCCTCGACGTCAACGAAGGCGAGTACATCCTCGAGGCCGCCGAGGCACAGGGCTACGACTGGCCCTTCTCCTGTCGCGCCGGCGCCTGTGCGAACTGCGCCGCCATCGTCCTCGAGGGCGACATCGACATGGACATGCAGCAGATCCTCTCCGACGAGGAGGTCGAGGAGAAGAACGTCCGCCTGACCTGCATCGGGTCGGCCGCGGAGGACGAGGTCAAGATCGTCTACAACGCCAAGCACCTCGACTACCTGCAGAACCGCGTCATCTGA
- a CDS encoding inorganic phosphate transporter: MVEVLFLFGLLVAVFVGFNIGGSSTGVAFGPAVGAGTVSKFGAAALMTVFALAGGHFVGREVVDTLGSGLVDSEFTMVVSIVVLFFIGFALFLSNIIGVPASTSMTAVGAMAGLGIAQGTLNWDQMGRIVAWWLVSPILAFWVSGVVGRYFYPALVERFAIPQSEGSLVVLDRSGTVPRPVLGENTNRREFVGTVLVVGIGCYMAFSAGASNIANAVAPLVGNESLEMTPAILLGGGAIGLGAFTIARRTMDTVGNDLTDLPLLAALLVAVVSSTIVTFLSALGVPASFVIIATMSIVGLGWGRATRTTKLSQTVRGEVPGASPGALKADAEDAPTVGGGKSTPTPGKRAPIGDEAREDIPRSSDLFEPEATARIILLQNIVPMVATVAAFLVFRFTPIA; encoded by the coding sequence ATGGTCGAGGTCCTCTTCCTGTTCGGCCTTCTCGTCGCCGTGTTCGTCGGGTTCAACATCGGCGGATCGTCGACGGGCGTCGCCTTCGGGCCCGCGGTGGGCGCCGGCACGGTGTCGAAGTTCGGCGCCGCCGCGCTGATGACTGTGTTCGCGCTCGCCGGCGGTCACTTCGTCGGTCGCGAAGTCGTCGACACCCTGGGAAGCGGCCTCGTCGACTCGGAGTTCACGATGGTCGTCAGCATCGTCGTGCTGTTCTTCATCGGCTTCGCGCTGTTCCTCTCGAACATCATCGGAGTCCCGGCCTCCACGTCGATGACTGCCGTGGGCGCGATGGCCGGACTCGGCATCGCCCAGGGCACGCTGAACTGGGACCAGATGGGGCGCATCGTCGCCTGGTGGCTCGTCTCTCCCATCCTGGCGTTCTGGGTCAGCGGCGTCGTCGGCCGCTACTTCTACCCCGCGCTGGTCGAGCGGTTCGCCATCCCCCAGTCCGAGGGGTCGCTGGTCGTACTCGACCGGTCGGGTACCGTCCCGCGGCCCGTGCTCGGCGAGAACACGAACCGGCGGGAGTTCGTCGGGACCGTCCTCGTCGTCGGCATCGGCTGTTACATGGCGTTCTCGGCGGGAGCCTCGAACATCGCCAACGCGGTCGCGCCGCTGGTGGGTAACGAATCGCTAGAGATGACGCCGGCCATCCTGCTGGGCGGCGGGGCCATCGGGCTGGGCGCGTTCACCATCGCCCGCCGGACGATGGACACCGTCGGCAACGACCTGACCGACCTGCCGCTGCTGGCTGCGCTGCTCGTCGCTGTCGTCAGTTCCACCATCGTCACGTTCCTCTCGGCGCTGGGCGTCCCGGCGAGTTTCGTCATCATCGCCACGATGAGCATCGTCGGCCTCGGCTGGGGACGGGCGACGCGGACCACGAAGCTCTCCCAGACGGTCCGCGGCGAGGTGCCCGGCGCCTCACCCGGCGCGCTCAAGGCCGACGCCGAGGACGCGCCGACCGTCGGCGGCGGCAAGTCGACGCCGACGCCGGGCAAACGAGCGCCCATCGGCGACGAAGCACGCGAGGACATTCCCCGGTCCTCGGACCTGTTCGAACCCGAGGCCACCGCCCGGATCATCCTGCTCCAGAACATCGTCCCGATGGTCGCGACGGTCGCCGCGTTTCTGGTCTTCCGGTTCACCCCGATAGCGTGA